A DNA window from Streptomyces canus contains the following coding sequences:
- a CDS encoding carbohydrate ABC transporter permease, which yields MSLNTQLVRSLKAPARPVWEEPPSKAGITAKSGFLALCCLGVLGPLWIVIVTSLSPKPVIDRVGGLVVIPQGITFVNYTELLSGGQVSRAIMVSVGVTLTGTVFSMAVSVLAAYGLSRPGSLGHRLFLVIMMATMFFGAGLIPTYLLVQSLGLTDTYLSLILPSAVSVFNILVLRAFFMGISPELTESARIDGAGDLRILLTIIMPLSRAVLAVISLFYAVGYWSAWFNASIYLSDQDMMPLQNVLIQLVQKNTANPTGLQQAVRTGQLSALGLQMAVMVLALIPVAVASPFVQRHFKKGMLTGAVKG from the coding sequence GTGAGCCTCAACACGCAGCTCGTCCGCAGTCTCAAGGCCCCCGCCCGCCCGGTGTGGGAGGAGCCGCCCAGCAAGGCCGGCATCACCGCGAAGAGCGGCTTCCTCGCGCTGTGCTGCCTGGGAGTGCTCGGCCCGCTGTGGATCGTGATCGTCACCAGCCTGTCCCCGAAACCGGTGATCGACCGGGTCGGCGGCCTGGTCGTGATCCCCCAGGGCATCACCTTCGTCAACTACACCGAACTGCTCAGCGGCGGCCAGGTCAGCCGGGCCATCATGGTCTCGGTCGGGGTCACGCTCACCGGCACGGTGTTCTCCATGGCGGTGTCGGTGCTGGCGGCCTACGGTCTGTCGCGGCCGGGGAGTCTGGGACACCGGCTCTTCCTGGTCATCATGATGGCGACGATGTTCTTCGGCGCCGGGCTCATCCCGACCTACCTGCTCGTGCAGTCGCTGGGACTCACCGACACCTATCTCTCGCTGATCCTGCCGAGCGCGGTCAGCGTCTTCAACATCCTGGTGCTGCGTGCCTTCTTCATGGGCATCTCGCCCGAACTCACCGAGTCCGCGCGCATCGACGGGGCCGGTGACCTGCGCATCCTGCTGACCATCATCATGCCGCTGTCACGGGCCGTGCTGGCTGTGATCTCGCTGTTCTACGCGGTCGGGTACTGGAGCGCCTGGTTCAACGCGTCCATCTATCTCAGCGATCAGGACATGATGCCGTTGCAGAACGTGCTCATCCAGCTGGTCCAGAAGAACACGGCGAACCCCACGGGGTTGCAGCAGGCGGTTCGTACGGGGCAGTTGTCGGCGCTGGGGTTGCAGATGGCGGTGATGGTGCTCGCGTTGATTCCGGTGGCCGTTGCTTCTCCGTTCGTCCAGCGGCATTTCAAGAAGGGCATGTTGACGGGCGCGGTGAAGGGGTGA
- a CDS encoding WD40/YVTN/BNR-like repeat-containing protein: protein MLTSRLSRRAVLAGTAAAAALTTVPSLQGRAEAASVTPTYRWRTAVIGGTGFVTGVLFHPSVRGLAYARTDIGGAYRWDDRSARWIPLNDDLGWDDWNLFGVEAIAVDPAHPNRVYVSLGTYAQSWAGNGAVLRSEDRGATWARTDLTVKLGGNEDGRGAGERLLVDPRDSDTLWLGTRHDGLLKSTDRGATWKAVSFPATPSPTGQGITLLVAAGRSVYAGWGDADGTAANLYRTADGATWDAVPAQPSGAAAKVPIRAAYDCHTRELYVTYANAPGPNGQSDGSVHKLATASGKWTDVTPVKPGGTTAGGTSRSSEAESGGGSSDTFGYGGVAVDARRPGTVVVSTNNRWAAVDTLYRSTNGGRTWISLKESAVLDVSETPFLTFGADAPKFGWWIQALAVDPYDSEHIVYGTGATLYGTRDLKHWAPQIRGLEETSVRQLISPPTGEAHLLSGLGDIGVMYHERLTASPSRGMASNPVFGSATGLAQAAAKPSYVVRTGFGDHGNGAYSNDGGKTWAPFATQPALAKDAPGPIATNTDGSVLLWTFVHWDGTKYPAQRSTDNGATWSEVAGYPKGATPLADPADPTRFYAYDTDTGTLFASTDGGLTFTGRASGLPSGDSQFQLTAAPGRSGDLWLSTKTNGLHRSTDGGATFTKLTSCWASHTLAFGKAAKGADYPAIYQVGATEAITGVYRSDDGAKSWVRVNDDQHQWGWIGATIAADPRLYGRVYVATNGRGIQYGEPV from the coding sequence ATGCTTACGTCCAGGCTTAGCCGGCGTGCTGTTCTGGCCGGGACCGCGGCTGCCGCCGCGCTCACCACGGTTCCTTCCCTGCAAGGGCGTGCGGAAGCCGCCTCGGTCACCCCCACTTACCGCTGGCGCACCGCCGTCATCGGTGGCACCGGGTTCGTCACCGGGGTGCTCTTCCATCCCTCCGTGCGGGGGCTCGCCTACGCCCGTACCGACATCGGCGGGGCCTATCGCTGGGACGACCGGAGTGCGCGCTGGATTCCGCTCAACGACGATCTCGGCTGGGACGACTGGAACCTCTTCGGGGTCGAGGCGATCGCCGTCGACCCCGCTCACCCGAACCGGGTGTATGTGTCCCTCGGCACCTACGCCCAGTCCTGGGCCGGAAACGGGGCGGTCCTGCGGTCCGAGGACCGTGGTGCCACCTGGGCCCGTACCGATCTCACGGTGAAGCTCGGTGGGAACGAGGACGGGCGGGGGGCCGGGGAGCGGCTGCTCGTCGATCCTCGGGACAGTGACACGTTGTGGTTGGGGACCAGACATGACGGGCTGCTCAAGTCCACGGACCGGGGCGCAACCTGGAAGGCCGTGAGCTTCCCGGCCACCCCGAGCCCCACCGGCCAGGGCATCACCCTCCTCGTCGCCGCGGGCCGCAGCGTCTACGCCGGCTGGGGCGACGCGGACGGCACCGCAGCCAACCTGTACCGCACCGCCGACGGGGCCACCTGGGATGCCGTCCCCGCGCAGCCCTCCGGTGCCGCCGCCAAGGTGCCGATCCGGGCGGCCTACGACTGCCACACCCGCGAGCTGTACGTCACCTACGCCAACGCGCCCGGCCCCAACGGACAGTCCGACGGCAGTGTGCACAAGCTGGCCACGGCGAGCGGCAAGTGGACCGACGTCACGCCCGTGAAGCCCGGCGGGACGACGGCTGGGGGCACCTCCCGCTCGAGCGAAGCCGAGAGTGGGGGAGGCTCCTCCGACACCTTCGGGTACGGCGGAGTCGCCGTCGACGCCCGCCGGCCCGGCACGGTCGTCGTCTCCACCAACAACCGCTGGGCGGCCGTCGACACCCTGTACCGGAGCACGAACGGCGGCCGCACCTGGATCTCCCTCAAGGAGTCCGCGGTCCTCGACGTGTCCGAGACCCCGTTCCTGACCTTCGGGGCCGACGCGCCCAAGTTCGGCTGGTGGATCCAGGCCCTCGCCGTCGATCCGTACGACTCGGAGCACATCGTCTACGGCACCGGCGCCACCCTCTACGGCACCCGGGACCTCAAGCACTGGGCGCCGCAGATCCGCGGCCTGGAGGAGACCTCCGTACGGCAGCTGATCTCGCCCCCGACCGGGGAGGCGCACCTGCTCAGCGGGCTCGGGGACATCGGTGTGATGTACCACGAGCGGCTCACGGCGTCACCGTCACGGGGCATGGCGAGCAACCCCGTGTTCGGGTCGGCGACGGGACTCGCCCAGGCCGCGGCCAAGCCCTCGTACGTCGTCCGCACGGGCTTCGGCGACCACGGCAACGGCGCCTACTCGAACGACGGCGGAAAGACCTGGGCGCCCTTCGCGACCCAGCCCGCCCTCGCCAAGGACGCGCCGGGGCCGATCGCCACCAACACCGACGGCAGCGTGCTGCTGTGGACCTTCGTGCACTGGGACGGCACCAAGTACCCCGCCCAGCGCTCCACCGACAACGGAGCGACCTGGTCCGAGGTCGCCGGCTACCCCAAGGGCGCCACCCCGCTGGCCGACCCGGCCGACCCCACACGCTTCTACGCGTACGACACCGACACCGGCACCCTGTTCGCCAGCACGGACGGCGGCCTCACCTTCACCGGGCGCGCGAGCGGACTGCCCTCCGGCGACAGCCAGTTCCAGCTGACCGCGGCCCCGGGACGCTCCGGCGACCTGTGGCTGAGCACCAAGACCAACGGCCTCCACCGGTCCACCGACGGCGGAGCGACCTTCACCAAGCTCACCAGCTGCTGGGCCTCGCACACCCTCGCCTTCGGCAAGGCGGCCAAGGGCGCCGACTACCCGGCGATCTACCAGGTCGGCGCCACGGAGGCGATCACCGGCGTGTACCGCTCCGACGACGGCGCGAAGAGCTGGGTGCGCGTCAACGACGACCAGCACCAGTGGGGCTGGATCGGCGCGACCATCGCCGCCGACCCGCGGCTGTACGGCCGCGTCTACGTCGCCACCAACGGCCGGGGCATCCAGTACGGGGAGCCCGTCTGA
- a CDS encoding beta-galactosidase, whose amino-acid sequence MAVEKRPSLGDATRGRILYGGDYNPEQWPEETWPEDVRLMKAAGVNSVTLGVFSWARLEPRPGERDFGWLDRLMDLMHDNGIGVVLATPTSSPPPWMGHLHPDTLPVTEDGRTEYWGGRQHFSHSSATYRRYAAAITEDLAARYGGHPALTMWHINNEYCTYDWSDEAAARFRTWLQGRYGSLDALNSAWGTAFWSQGYGDWAEVHTPRHAHYLKNPTQVLDFKRFTSDMLLECYLAERDIVRRATPRTPVTSNFMPLWVGQDAWRWAEEEDVVSVDLYPDPRDPLGAQQGALVQDMTRSQARGPWMLMEQAAGPVNWRGVNHPKPRGLNRLWSLQAVARGADAVCYFQWRQSRQGAEKFHSGMVSHAGEEGRTYQEVKQLGAELAAISAQVTGRHTAHDIAVLHDWHAWWAGAQDGRLSREVDYPDVLKAWHRALWEAHLTTDFAHPEHDLTAYKVVVVPQLYALTDPAIDNLLAYVRQGGTLVAGFLTGVADEDDRVRPGGMDARLRALFGIRTLHEWWPLDAGEHAECDGSSGGFRGTLWSEEIDKTEDATTEASYKGGELDGLPAVLRRGRAWYLSTLPEPGALRELLAGIATGAGARPVLDGLPDQVEAVRRGDLLFLLNHGREPVTVDVPGTHQDLLTGQSLTDRVPLGRYGVAVLQP is encoded by the coding sequence ATGGCTGTGGAAAAGAGGCCGTCGCTGGGCGATGCCACCCGTGGCCGCATCCTCTACGGCGGTGACTACAACCCCGAGCAGTGGCCCGAGGAGACCTGGCCGGAGGACGTCCGGCTGATGAAGGCCGCCGGCGTCAACTCCGTCACCCTCGGGGTCTTCTCCTGGGCCAGGCTCGAACCGCGGCCGGGGGAGCGGGACTTCGGCTGGCTGGACCGGCTGATGGACCTGATGCACGACAACGGCATCGGGGTCGTCCTCGCCACCCCCACCTCCTCGCCACCGCCGTGGATGGGCCACCTGCACCCTGACACCCTGCCCGTCACCGAGGACGGCCGCACCGAGTACTGGGGCGGGCGCCAGCACTTCTCGCACTCCAGCGCCACCTACCGCCGCTACGCCGCCGCCATCACCGAGGACCTCGCCGCCCGCTACGGCGGCCACCCGGCCCTGACGATGTGGCACATCAACAACGAGTACTGCACCTACGACTGGAGCGACGAGGCCGCCGCCCGCTTCCGGACCTGGCTCCAGGGTCGCTACGGCTCCCTCGACGCCCTCAACTCCGCCTGGGGAACCGCCTTCTGGAGCCAGGGATACGGCGACTGGGCCGAGGTCCACACGCCTCGCCACGCCCACTACCTGAAGAACCCCACCCAGGTGCTGGACTTCAAGCGCTTCACCTCCGACATGCTCCTGGAGTGCTACCTCGCCGAGCGGGACATCGTCCGCCGGGCCACCCCACGCACCCCGGTGACCAGCAACTTCATGCCGCTGTGGGTGGGCCAGGACGCCTGGCGCTGGGCCGAGGAGGAGGACGTCGTCTCCGTCGACCTCTATCCCGACCCCCGTGATCCCCTCGGGGCCCAACAGGGCGCTCTGGTCCAGGACATGACCCGCTCGCAGGCCCGTGGGCCGTGGATGCTCATGGAACAGGCCGCCGGACCGGTCAACTGGCGGGGTGTGAACCACCCCAAGCCCCGTGGACTGAACCGCCTCTGGTCCCTGCAGGCCGTCGCCCGCGGTGCGGACGCCGTCTGCTACTTCCAGTGGCGCCAGTCCCGGCAGGGCGCGGAGAAGTTCCACTCCGGAATGGTCAGCCACGCGGGGGAGGAAGGACGCACCTATCAGGAGGTCAAGCAGCTCGGAGCCGAACTCGCCGCCATATCGGCGCAGGTGACGGGACGTCACACCGCCCACGACATCGCCGTCCTGCACGACTGGCACGCCTGGTGGGCCGGCGCCCAGGACGGCCGCCTCTCCCGTGAGGTCGACTACCCCGACGTCCTCAAGGCCTGGCACCGCGCGCTCTGGGAAGCCCACCTCACCACCGACTTCGCCCACCCCGAACACGACCTCACCGCCTACAAGGTGGTCGTCGTCCCCCAGCTCTACGCCCTCACCGACCCGGCGATCGACAACCTCCTCGCCTACGTCCGCCAGGGCGGCACCCTCGTCGCCGGATTCCTCACCGGCGTCGCCGACGAGGACGACCGGGTGCGCCCCGGCGGCATGGACGCCCGGCTGCGCGCACTGTTCGGCATCCGCACCCTGCACGAGTGGTGGCCGCTGGACGCGGGGGAGCACGCGGAATGCGACGGCTCATCAGGCGGATTCCGCGGCACCCTGTGGTCGGAGGAGATCGACAAGACCGAGGACGCCACCACAGAGGCCTCGTACAAGGGCGGTGAGCTGGACGGGCTGCCCGCCGTGCTGCGCAGGGGCCGCGCCTGGTACCTGTCGACGCTTCCCGAGCCGGGCGCCCTGCGCGAGCTCCTCGCCGGGATCGCCACGGGCGCGGGTGCGCGACCGGTCCTCGACGGCCTGCCCGACCAGGTCGAGGCCGTCCGCCGCGGTGACCTGCTCTTCCTGCTCAACCACGGCCGCGAGCCGGTGACGGTCGACGTGCCGGGCACCCACCAGGATCTGCTGACGGGGCAGTCCCTCACGGACCGGGTCCCGCTGGGCCGCTACGGAGTGGCGGTGCTCCAGCCATGA
- a CDS encoding glycosyl hydrolase family 95 catalytic domain-containing protein, whose amino-acid sequence MTDGPVHGTWEPEPAARWEDGFLSGNGHHGALVFGEPNDERVVVTHHTLVRPNGAEHARPPRLAAELPALQDRLLAGELDAAERFTDGRPLQWVQPFHPAFQIRLRRPRAAAADHRRSVDFTTGVLRTESQGSRSELFVSRADDVIVQQVEAADLVVSLDHRLPGAPDTLMVGQSIVRAADGALLTLCVRYPDSDRRYTGITLVVPTGGRTALIPPGAQVTGAESVLLLTRVVRHTGELDTAPHAEALRDLVPESEAEPESGADAYARLLDRHTPLHRTAYERVTLDLAADPAERALPGSELLERPDSPALLERLFAAGRYHLLSSSGLFPPRLTGLWTGDWATAWSGAFTNDANVNLQTASAASAALPEVTEALACLIHRQLPDWQDNAREIFGTRGVVAPPHSDGESGLTYHFNREYPLHLWTAGADWLLKPLVDHDETRGAQDPRTAHALAEVALFYEDFLTRTDADGHLVVVPSYSPENRPANASWGAINAAMDLSAARHALLTAAAYHPEKAQAWRTLADRLPPHRVNADGALAEWARPGLDDTYDHRHLSHLYGVWPLDEITPYDTPDLARAAHRALELRGSENDSAHGHLHHALVAARLRDGERVAHALGQVLGGDFFHASLMSAHYPNRNVYNADAAHTLPAVLVEMLVQSTPDRLVLLPAVPTTCPRGELRGIRTRFGAVLDLTWSPTEATAVLRPTRTHRVELRTSSGTEPLYLVAGEDHVLRLEAW is encoded by the coding sequence ATGACCGACGGACCCGTCCACGGCACCTGGGAACCCGAACCGGCCGCGCGCTGGGAGGACGGCTTCCTCAGCGGCAACGGCCACCACGGCGCTCTCGTCTTCGGCGAACCGAACGACGAGCGGGTCGTCGTCACGCACCACACCCTCGTCCGTCCCAACGGCGCCGAACACGCCCGCCCGCCCCGCCTCGCCGCCGAACTCCCCGCGCTTCAGGACCGGTTGCTCGCCGGCGAGCTCGACGCCGCCGAGCGCTTCACGGACGGACGCCCGCTGCAGTGGGTGCAGCCCTTCCACCCCGCCTTCCAGATCCGGCTGCGCCGTCCGCGCGCGGCCGCTGCCGACCACCGTCGCTCCGTCGACTTCACCACCGGCGTCCTGCGCACGGAGTCCCAGGGGTCGCGCAGCGAGCTCTTCGTCTCGCGCGCGGACGACGTCATCGTCCAGCAGGTCGAGGCGGCGGACCTGGTCGTCTCGCTGGACCACCGGCTGCCGGGCGCACCCGACACCCTGATGGTCGGCCAGAGCATCGTCCGCGCCGCTGACGGGGCCCTGCTCACCCTCTGCGTCCGCTACCCCGACAGCGACCGCCGTTACACCGGCATCACCCTGGTCGTCCCCACGGGCGGCCGCACCGCGCTCATCCCGCCGGGCGCGCAGGTCACCGGTGCCGAGTCCGTCCTCCTGCTGACCCGCGTCGTACGGCACACCGGCGAACTGGACACGGCACCCCACGCGGAGGCCCTGCGCGACCTGGTCCCCGAATCCGAAGCCGAGCCCGAGTCGGGGGCCGACGCGTACGCCCGGCTCCTGGACCGGCACACCCCCCTCCACCGCACCGCCTACGAACGCGTCACCCTCGACCTCGCCGCCGACCCCGCCGAACGCGCCCTGCCGGGCTCGGAGTTGCTGGAGCGGCCCGACAGCCCCGCCCTCCTGGAACGCCTCTTCGCCGCCGGCCGCTACCACCTGCTCTCCTCCAGCGGTCTCTTCCCGCCCCGGCTCACCGGCCTGTGGACCGGCGACTGGGCCACGGCCTGGTCGGGAGCGTTCACCAACGACGCCAACGTCAACCTCCAGACAGCGTCGGCCGCGAGCGCGGCCCTTCCCGAAGTCACCGAAGCCCTGGCCTGTCTGATCCACCGTCAGTTGCCCGACTGGCAGGACAACGCCCGCGAGATCTTCGGCACCCGGGGTGTCGTGGCCCCGCCCCACTCCGACGGCGAGTCCGGGCTGACGTACCACTTCAACCGCGAGTACCCGCTGCATCTGTGGACCGCGGGCGCCGACTGGCTGCTCAAGCCCCTCGTCGACCACGACGAGACCCGCGGCGCACAGGACCCGCGCACCGCCCACGCACTCGCCGAAGTCGCCCTGTTCTACGAGGACTTCCTCACCCGCACGGACGCCGACGGACATCTCGTCGTCGTCCCCTCCTACTCACCCGAGAACCGCCCCGCGAACGCCAGTTGGGGCGCGATCAACGCGGCCATGGATCTCTCGGCCGCCCGGCACGCCCTGCTCACGGCCGCCGCCTACCATCCCGAGAAGGCACAAGCCTGGCGCACCCTCGCCGACCGGCTCCCTCCCCACCGGGTCAACGCCGACGGCGCCCTCGCCGAATGGGCCCGGCCCGGTCTCGACGACACCTACGACCACCGCCACCTCAGCCACCTCTACGGCGTCTGGCCACTCGACGAGATCACCCCCTACGACACCCCCGACCTGGCCAGGGCCGCCCACCGGGCCCTCGAACTCCGCGGCTCCGAGAACGACTCGGCCCACGGCCATCTCCACCACGCCCTCGTCGCGGCCCGGCTGCGCGACGGCGAACGGGTCGCGCACGCCCTGGGCCAGGTCCTGGGGGGCGACTTCTTCCACGCCTCGCTGATGAGCGCGCACTACCCGAACCGGAACGTGTACAACGCGGACGCCGCCCACACCCTGCCCGCCGTCCTCGTCGAGATGCTCGTGCAGTCGACACCGGACCGGCTGGTACTGCTCCCGGCGGTCCCCACCACCTGCCCCCGAGGTGAACTACGGGGTATCCGCACCAGGTTCGGGGCCGTACTCGACCTCACCTGGAGCCCCACCGAAGCGACCGCGGTGCTGCGCCCCACCCGCACCCACCGCGTCGAACTCCGGACTTCCTCCGGCACCGAGCCGCTCTACCTCGTCGCCGGAGAAGACCACGTCCTCCGTCTGGAGGCGTGGTAA
- a CDS encoding glycoside hydrolase family 12 protein yields the protein MASTLRKITMAVLAPAMAIGATVGLASAPASAAVWSSCDQWANTSLNGYTLYNNIWGSGAGSQCIWANSGTNWGVNANHPNTGGIKSYPNSKKVINKSITSLGSLSSSYNVSVPSSGAYNTSYDIWDTDYDYEIMLWVNKTGAVGPLGSSQGNVTLGGHTWTVYKGTNGANQVFSFVRTSNSSSGTVNILPILKWIKDTKGWFGNETIGDVQFGFEITSSSGGLNFTANNLTVSSS from the coding sequence ATGGCAAGCACTCTGCGCAAGATCACCATGGCCGTACTGGCCCCGGCGATGGCCATCGGCGCCACCGTCGGACTCGCCTCGGCCCCGGCCTCCGCCGCCGTCTGGAGCTCCTGCGACCAGTGGGCCAACACGAGCCTGAACGGTTACACGCTCTACAACAACATCTGGGGCTCCGGCGCCGGCAGCCAGTGCATCTGGGCCAACTCCGGCACCAACTGGGGCGTCAACGCCAACCACCCCAACACCGGCGGCATCAAGTCCTACCCCAACTCCAAGAAGGTGATCAACAAGTCGATCACCTCGCTGGGTTCGCTCTCCAGCAGCTACAACGTCTCGGTCCCGTCGTCCGGCGCGTACAACACGTCGTACGACATCTGGGACACCGACTACGACTACGAGATCATGCTCTGGGTCAACAAGACCGGAGCCGTCGGGCCGCTCGGCAGCTCGCAGGGCAACGTGACGCTCGGCGGCCACACCTGGACCGTCTACAAGGGCACCAACGGCGCGAACCAGGTCTTCTCCTTCGTCCGCACCTCCAACTCCAGCTCCGGCACGGTCAACATCCTCCCGATCCTGAAGTGGATCAAGGACACCAAGGGCTGGTTCGGCAACGAGACCATCGGCGACGTGCAGTTCGGATTCGAGATCACCAGCTCGTCCGGTGGTCTCAACTTCACCGCCAACAACCTGACCGTAAGCAGCAGTTGA
- a CDS encoding chorismate mutase has product MRTTTPLRRALITVTATAAVVLTATGSAVAVPLSGTAAAPHATARSLSALHPVVELAAERLATADLVAAAKWGTDSPIDDPAREQQVLDNVAAQAQQLGADPDEIRVIFRDQIEANKIVQRGLFQRWSDHPDEAPTTKPDLSVVRQEINRVTGALVEALATTADDRGAAATCRPELLLAALQVRHEDHLDALHTRALARALRSVCGS; this is encoded by the coding sequence ATGCGTACCACCACCCCCCTCCGACGTGCCCTGATCACCGTGACCGCGACCGCGGCCGTCGTTCTCACCGCGACGGGTTCCGCGGTCGCGGTTCCCCTCTCCGGGACGGCCGCGGCACCCCACGCCACCGCCCGCTCCCTCTCCGCCCTGCACCCCGTCGTCGAACTCGCCGCCGAACGCCTGGCCACCGCCGACCTGGTCGCCGCCGCCAAGTGGGGCACCGACAGCCCCATCGACGACCCCGCCCGCGAACAGCAGGTCCTCGACAACGTCGCCGCCCAGGCCCAGCAGCTCGGCGCCGACCCGGACGAGATCCGAGTGATCTTCCGCGACCAGATCGAGGCGAACAAGATCGTCCAGCGCGGCCTGTTCCAGCGGTGGAGCGACCACCCCGACGAGGCACCGACGACCAAGCCGGACCTGAGCGTCGTACGGCAGGAGATCAACCGAGTGACCGGCGCGCTGGTCGAGGCCCTCGCCACCACCGCCGACGACCGGGGCGCGGCGGCCACCTGCCGTCCCGAGCTCCTGCTCGCCGCCCTCCAGGTCCGTCACGAGGACCACCTCGACGCCCTGCACACCAGGGCCCTGGCCCGCGCCCTGCGCTCGGTCTGCGGTAGCTGA